GACAAAGAGGCTATTTTCAAGGCCCTACAAGAAGCTACACCTGAAGACCGTGCGGCCCTTCAGGAAACCTACAAGACAAAATACAAAGGTAACGTGTCGAAAATGCTTCATAGCATGTGGGATTCCCGTGCGGTCAAACGTGCTGAGCTCACGCTTGAACATGGCGAATTGTCATTCATTCAAAAGCTTGATGTTGAAATGACCGGACTGGGTGCAGATAAACGTGCGCTCTATACCGCCATCGAAAGTGCTACACCGGAAGAACGTTCATCCGTACTTGAGAACTACGGCATGATGGACCGCATCACAGATGAGCTCAGCGGTAAGAGCCGAGAACGTGTGATGCTTCTATTGCGACAAGGCACATTAAACCGATCCCAGAAACTCTATTTCGCTATGGAGGGATGGGGTACAAATGAAGCTCTTATTCACTCAACCCTTAAAGACTTGCTCCCATCAGAGCGCGTGGCCATTCAAAAAGAATATCGAGAAAACTACGGCGTTGACTTGCTCAAGGAACTTAAAAAAGAGCTAGGGAGCCGAGACTTAGCAGAGTGTGTTGACGCCTTGGCGCAGCCTCCAAGAACACTTCGTGAGCGGTTAGAGAGAACTCAAAAAAAGGTCTGTAGAGAGCGTGGGTCAGGCAGTGCTCGGTCACGGGTCAGCGATACCATCGTAGACGCTTTTAGTAACGCTGGTTTCGAACTCGACCACGTGGTTCGAGAATACAAACACCTCATTCGTGAGGGAAGCAAAATGAAACTCAATGGTACCTTCACCGATGAAGATGCCAATGGTATTCCAGATGACGTTGAAGTGCTGCTCAATGCCAAAGAAGTTCAAGTAGACGATGCTACCGACGATTATATGGTCGATAAGGAATCTATCAGTAACAAGATTACAAGTATCGCTACCATGACTGCAGTAGCCACAGCGATGGCAGCAAGTGCTGGTACCGCAACCCCTGCCCTCATTGGGATCGCCGCGGGAACTGCCGCAGCCACGAAAGTCACCAGTAGATTCATCACGGTTGGCGACGCCTACAATGCGACAGGGTTCGATGCCGCACACGACATTGTTACCGGAGCAGCGTCAGGAGCGAGTATGGCCATCTTAGGTGCCGTAAGTGATGCAGTCACCGCCGGTATTGGTCTGGGCGCAGAAGCTGCCGAGGGGCTTACCGCTGCCGGAACCACAACAGGGACCGCAAGCTCGGCGGCCACCAGCGGAGCCGCGTCGCAGTTATCCTATGAACTTTTGCGCCAAAAGGGATCAGACTGGATGGGTCAAACCCTGGGCCGTAAAATCTTTGGCAAGGTTGTGCTTGGTGGATTCCAAGGAGCGGTCTCGTCAAGCATCAATACTGCGGCAGAGTCAGCGATGACCGACGAAACCTGGGACCAAGAGTTCTTAGACTCCGTGAAAAGCATTGTCAGTGATACCGGCGCTGCGGCACTGAGCGGTGCACAGGGTTGGGCAATGGGTAGCCTTACGGGACAAATAGGTGCCATCGCTTCAGAGAGCGTTATGGTGAACCTACGTATTCGGATGGGCGAGCGTATTGGGGCAGGCCGCGAATTTAGTGATGAAGAGCTTATCGAAGCCGGCCATGATATTTTGGGAGATGATGCCGAAACCATGGATGCAGATGGAATCAAAACAGCGGGTTATCATAAAATTCTCTCAGACCTTGGCGACGACTACCTTAAGAACACAGTGGAGGGTAAAGTATTAGCTGCCTCAGTGAGCAACGCCGTAAGTAGAAGCGCAGCCACCTACCCTAAGACTTTTGCCAATAAGCTCTCAAGCCACCGGGTTTGGGAGAATGGATTCTTAACCGGGATAAACGAGGTCTTAACTGGTGCCACGACAAGTGCCGTGAGAGATATTGGCCTACGCACCATCACCGCGACCGCAGGGATCGGTGCTGATGAAGCCGGTATCGCGGGTGCTCAGAAGGTAGCTATGACAAACTTAGTGAAACGAGGCTTGAGTGCCAGTGTATAGAATGAGGTAACCGAAGCCTGGCGCGATGCTGGGCTTCGTTAAAACCAAATTCGTAAGCCCGCTGAACCGGTTCCAAGAAATTCGTCGCCAATGAACCTTGCTTCGTAGCCGACGAAAGGCTCGACTGGTCCGAGGACCAGGCCCACAGTTAATGCTGTATGGCTATAAAAGCGTTCACCTAAGATACCGCCACCGAATTCAAAGGTGAGCACCAAGGGATCGATTGGGAACCAGTCAATGGAATAAGTCCCGGTGATTCCCGGTACAATGGATAATTGAGACTGAGAATCATTCGCGCCGCCCAAGTCTATTGGACTGCCTGGGTTTGCGTCGGCATCTCCATTGGGATCTAACATCAGAACAAATTTAGCACCCATACGAAACTGCGCCCGGTCTCCCAGAGCAAAGAGCCAACTCACACCAGGTTCTAAAAAATACAGTTTGTCTAGCTCCTCGTCCTCGTCTTCTTCGACTAAAGCAAAACCACCTAATGAAATATCAACTCGGTTATCTAGGGAGATACGTAAGTCGCCAGCAAAACGATATCCCCAATGAGCAAGCCCAGCAGCGAGTTGGAGCCGCCCGGCAAAGCTATCGGCTATGCTCTCAGGATCCAGTTCATCGGTACCGTAACCCGGCATACCCCCCTGATACGGCCAATCGAGAAAACCTGGATCATTTTTCCAGCGGTCCTTCTCAACCAGTGGATAAGGAAGCCACAAGGGCGAAGTAACAACCGCAGCCGTGATCAAGAACGCTTGAATCGCCCCGGCATCCTCACTCCAGTTAAAGGAGGGATTCCAACCACTGGAACTTTTTCCACTCGATTTTGAAGTGGCTGGTTTTTTCGCTTCGGCCCGAACTTTATCAAGCTTCCCTGCAGTCGCCGGTAGAGAGAAAGAAATAACAAGGAGGATTGTGATTGAACGTATTATTTGAGCCATAGTATTCATCTCGACGCTGGCTCTTAGTCCCGCATTCATTTGAAGTGAAAATAGCTGAGAGCAGCGCCTAAAATGCCTTCACATGCGGGCCCTGTAATTGTGACACTAAGGCCTCCACGAGGCTAGACTTAAGCCTGCGACCGTAAGTTACTGAAATAATTCACAGAACGAAAACCTTATTTTCTCGAATCCGTTCAAAGCGGTAGGTTTATTCACCCATTTTGAGGTTCATGTCATGTAAGCGGCCAAAAATCTTAATAGAGCATGAAAAAATTTCAATCCGAGAATCAATCGATATTGCGAGATTAAATTTTTCATTATATCGCCGGACTAGAACCAAGCTTTTTAACTTTTTTCGGATGACCCATGAGACAGATAACTCAGATTATGGTTGGCATGACTGCTCTGGCCTTATGTTGTATGCCTGGATGTGTCTCGTCGGAAAAATCAACCAAAGTTGAAGCACAATACAATAAGTATTGCTTTGCGTGTCATGGAACAGGCGCAGCTGGAGCCCCAAAAAGCGGCGACTCTTTAGCCTGGAAACCAAGACTTGCCAAAGGAAAAACAACTCTTCTCGAATCCGTAACAAAAGGCATGGTAGGCATGCCTCCCAAGGGAAGATGCCAAGAGTGTACGCCAGATGATCTGAGAGCACTCATTGATAAGATGGCTGACTAGAGTCAAGCTCATCCTTTAAGGGTAAAATCCGATGCGAACGAAACAAACTCCCCTTTTGTTTAAAGTTCTTTGCTGGCTCCTAGCGGTCACTTCATGGCTGATACTTTTCTTGATTACGGGTGTGCTCAATGCGTGGCGTTCTGCTGACCCAAGCTGGCTGATGCCGGCTCTCTGGGCCATCGAGGGACTCAGTCTCATTTTGGCACTGAGTATTTTGAGAAAATCGGTAAATAGATTGTTCGATGGACTGTGGGCCTACCGCAAAACAACCTTTGCCTGTTTTACCATCATTTTCACTGGACTCTTTGTCTACGCTAATCAATTCGCTGAGCTTAACAAGGTAAGGAGCTCCAAAGCTGGGATCGACAAAAAGGTCGCAATTGTAGGCGCCGGCGCTGCAGGCACACACGCCGCCTGGATGCTTCATCACTCTGGGATCGATTTCACGCTCTTTGAAGCGGCCGAATACGTTGGCGGTCACGCTTACTCACCGGAATTTAAAACATCAAACGGTGAATCCTACGCGGTAGATATTGGCTTCATGTTCGGCGCCCCAAACTCGTATAAAGAACTCAAGGGTCTACTCGCCTATTACGGCATCGGCCGAGTCATGAACAACCTCAGTATTTCGGCCAACGTTGATGGCCTAGAGTGGGCCTCTGGAGATAAAGAATCTCTCAGCAGCGAAGTCTACCGCTTTCATGAACTCGCTCTTCGAGATTACCAGGACCCATCAACCAACCTTCTACCTTTTGGCTGGTGGCTGCGGCTTAATGGCTTCGATGAAGATTTCAGACGCCAGTACCTCGCGCCGTATCTCAGCGTTCTCTTTATCGTCACAGATGGTCTCTACGAACAGTCCACACGGTTTATCCTTTCAATGTTCAGTGGCACTTCTAAATGGTTGGACTACGAATCGGGTGCCTTGGCTTGGTCTGTTCGTAATGGCAGCGGCAACTATTACCAAACTGTCGTCAAAGAGTTTCAAGACCGAATACGCCTACAAACGCCCGTAACAAGTATTGAAAGAGTAGATGGCCGGGTTAAAGTTACTTCGGTTGATTATCAGGGTACCTTCAAAGAAGAGTGGTTTGACGAAGTCGTGCTTGGTGTACCCGCGGATGTTGCTAAAGAACTCGTATCAGATGCGACCCCACTGGAGTCGTTTATACTGTCCCAAGTTCGATACCAAGGCATTCAAATGACGCTCCACGGAGACTCATCCGTGCTTCCCGAGCCCCGCTTTCGGCGTAACTACAATTACGTTCAAGATGAAAGCACAGGAGATGGCTACCGTCTAAATGGTATCTTAAGTGCCACCCTTGATCTCGACCACGCCCTCAACCCAGAACCTATTGGCACCATCAACCCTGCCGCTAATGTTAAGGATGTTCGCGTCTCTCGTATCTGGCGTCATCACCTTCAAGATATTTGGCATATCGCTGTCATGTTCAAAGTCCTGCCGGCTATTCAAGGCCACGGCGGCGTTTGGTACGCCGGCGACTGGGTGAAGTTTGTAGGACACGGCCCGGCTATGCGCAGTGGAATGAATGCCGCATGTCATATCGGTGGTA
This is a stretch of genomic DNA from Deltaproteobacteria bacterium. It encodes these proteins:
- a CDS encoding cytochrome c5 family protein, producing the protein MVGMTALALCCMPGCVSSEKSTKVEAQYNKYCFACHGTGAAGAPKSGDSLAWKPRLAKGKTTLLESVTKGMVGMPPKGRCQECTPDDLRALIDKMAD
- a CDS encoding NAD(P)-binding protein, with amino-acid sequence MRTKQTPLLFKVLCWLLAVTSWLILFLITGVLNAWRSADPSWLMPALWAIEGLSLILALSILRKSVNRLFDGLWAYRKTTFACFTIIFTGLFVYANQFAELNKVRSSKAGIDKKVAIVGAGAAGTHAAWMLHHSGIDFTLFEAAEYVGGHAYSPEFKTSNGESYAVDIGFMFGAPNSYKELKGLLAYYGIGRVMNNLSISANVDGLEWASGDKESLSSEVYRFHELALRDYQDPSTNLLPFGWWLRLNGFDEDFRRQYLAPYLSVLFIVTDGLYEQSTRFILSMFSGTSKWLDYESGALAWSVRNGSGNYYQTVVKEFQDRIRLQTPVTSIERVDGRVKVTSVDYQGTFKEEWFDEVVLGVPADVAKELVSDATPLESFILSQVRYQGIQMTLHGDSSVLPEPRFRRNYNYVQDESTGDGYRLNGILSATLDLDHALNPEPIGTINPAANVKDVRVSRIWRHHLQDIWHIAVMFKVLPAIQGHGGVWYAGDWVKFVGHGPAMRSGMNAACHIGGIHPPKASEEDECMQVITEDEVLATGLKEKKVEICGLNGLYNFLTQEACPEVLKAERKTTLSQRD